Proteins from a genomic interval of Planctomycetota bacterium:
- a CDS encoding ATP-binding protein — protein sequence MTLPPAPPAQWPRRWLPWGIAGGAAALIALLFWLDLLAFGETERATLAEFKRRQQVLAQEAAHAIEFYVRTLLQALRPLAHDPGVQRLEEETTRRDLRLKSQELAPLGVWDVGVIGPDGRLRYSATDAPVEGADFSARRYFQKARAAASADARIVEFAVLESRGQGAQGLLIGVPMFTGSMVDGSADTPAQFAGLVACVVDINYLGGEFLATAHSSESGYAFLIDGTGSVLWCVDPRSPGKNILHESGRFPSLGRLAKRMLAGETGVAEFDYYALDAATQRYDTAVTQPKLAGFAPVHVADEPWSVAVWAPRADALRLLHAARRAHWVQLALIILVVLGASGAATLLLSRLNRILERRVHEKTAELEVSNEHLRHLVAQIENSRNQLDAAARQVAELINTAARDQTLELNYSNPHLATCWEARACTNTRCPCYGKRGVRCWQVEGTLCDERRNVPFAEKVIQCRECEVFLRSCPNRLTELAEGFNNMMFLLRRKAQELSQLRYHAVQRERMATIGQMAAGIAHEIDNPMASLFSLVQVLKLSARGDEERQQLAMMQQCIDRISRTVREIVDFGRPARDEDWKYGDVGKIVDDTVRLLRYDRRARGIQVTSEIEPNLPKTLLIEHQIQQVFVNVMINALDALGGSGTLTVRSWRADGTIEVAITDTGVGMRPEQIQHVFEPFYTTKAGHKGTGLGLAVSYNIVQRHGGAIRVQSEVGKGSTFVISLPIRPPDGEKHAPGQNPRD from the coding sequence CAGGAGGCGGCGCACGCGATCGAGTTCTACGTCCGCACGCTCCTCCAGGCCCTGCGGCCTCTCGCGCACGACCCGGGCGTCCAGCGGCTGGAAGAGGAGACGACCCGCCGCGACCTGCGGTTGAAGAGCCAGGAGCTGGCCCCCCTGGGCGTGTGGGACGTGGGGGTGATCGGCCCCGACGGGCGCCTGCGCTACAGCGCGACCGACGCCCCGGTCGAGGGCGCGGACTTCTCGGCGCGCCGCTACTTCCAGAAGGCCCGCGCCGCGGCCTCCGCGGACGCCCGGATCGTGGAGTTCGCGGTCCTCGAGAGCCGCGGCCAGGGAGCCCAGGGCCTGCTCATCGGCGTGCCGATGTTCACGGGCAGCATGGTGGACGGGTCGGCCGACACGCCCGCCCAGTTCGCGGGCCTCGTGGCCTGCGTGGTGGATATCAACTACCTGGGCGGCGAGTTCCTCGCCACGGCGCACTCCTCGGAAAGCGGCTACGCCTTCCTCATTGACGGCACCGGCAGCGTGCTCTGGTGCGTGGACCCGCGCAGCCCGGGCAAGAACATCCTCCACGAGAGCGGCCGGTTCCCCTCGCTGGGCCGCCTGGCCAAGCGCATGCTGGCGGGCGAAACCGGCGTGGCGGAGTTCGACTACTACGCGCTGGACGCGGCGACCCAACGCTACGACACGGCCGTCACCCAGCCCAAGCTCGCCGGCTTCGCTCCCGTGCACGTGGCCGACGAGCCCTGGTCGGTGGCCGTGTGGGCGCCGAGGGCCGACGCCCTGCGGCTGCTGCACGCGGCCCGCCGCGCCCACTGGGTGCAGCTCGCGCTGATCATCCTCGTCGTCCTCGGCGCCTCGGGCGCCGCCACGCTGCTGCTCTCGCGCCTCAACCGCATCCTGGAGCGCCGAGTGCACGAGAAGACGGCCGAGCTCGAGGTCTCGAACGAGCACCTTCGCCACCTCGTCGCGCAGATCGAGAACTCGCGCAACCAGCTCGACGCCGCCGCCCGCCAGGTGGCCGAGCTGATCAACACGGCCGCGCGCGACCAGACGCTCGAGCTGAACTACTCGAACCCCCACCTGGCCACCTGCTGGGAGGCGCGCGCCTGCACGAACACCCGCTGCCCCTGCTACGGCAAGAGGGGCGTGCGCTGCTGGCAGGTCGAGGGCACCCTGTGCGACGAGCGGCGCAACGTCCCCTTCGCCGAGAAAGTCATCCAGTGCCGCGAGTGCGAAGTCTTCCTCCGGAGCTGCCCCAACCGCCTCACCGAACTCGCCGAGGGCTTCAACAACATGATGTTCCTCCTGCGCCGCAAGGCCCAGGAGCTCAGCCAGCTCCGCTACCACGCCGTCCAACGCGAGCGCATGGCCACCATCGGCCAGATGGCGGCCGGCATCGCCCACGAGATTGACAACCCCATGGCCTCGCTCTTCTCGCTCGTGCAGGTGCTCAAGCTCTCGGCCAGGGGCGACGAGGAGCGCCAGCAACTCGCCATGATGCAGCAATGCATTGACCGCATCTCGCGCACCGTGCGGGAGATCGTGGACTTCGGCCGCCCGGCCCGCGACGAGGACTGGAAGTACGGCGACGTGGGGAAGATCGTGGACGACACGGTGCGTCTCCTGCGCTACGACCGGCGCGCCCGCGGCATCCAGGTGACATCGGAGATCGAGCCCAACCTGCCGAAGACCCTGCTCATCGAGCACCAGATCCAGCAGGTCTTCGTCAACGTGATGATCAACGCCCTCGACGCCCTGGGCGGCAGCGGCACGCTCACCGTCCGAAGCTGGCGCGCCGACGGCACCATCGAGGTGGCGATCACCGACACCGGCGTCGGCATGCGGCCCGAGCAGATCCAGCACGTCTTCGAGCCCTTCTACACCACCAAGGCGGGCCACAAGGGCACGGGCCTCGGCCTCGCCGTCAGCTACAACATCGTCCAGCGGCACGGCGGCGCCATCCGCGTGCAGAGCGAGGTGGGCAAAGGCTCCACCTTCGTCATCTCGCTGCCGATCCGCCCGCCCGACGGAGAGAAGCATGCCCCAGGCCAGAATCCTCGTGATTGA
- a CDS encoding sigma-54 dependent transcriptional regulator translates to MPQARILVIDDEQPFCDVLCGVLRKQGHLVEGSETAENALALLDRRPFDLAICDLRLPGMSGLDFLRQVAERKLGLQLIIITAYGDIESAVEAVKLGAVDYLTKPFLFDDLILRIDRLLSHLALEKSHAALQDELLARYEPRSFVGNSPKIMRVRDLIRRVAPTTSNVLISGESGTGKEVVARAVHRLSERHDRRLVTVNCAALPDTLLESELFGHSKGAFTGAVRSKEGLFLAADAGTLFLDEIGAMPLPLQSKILRAVEAKEIVPIGTTASVKADVRILAATSTDLAAASREGKFIDALYYRLNVFEIHMPPLRERKEDIPVLVAHFVERFSQELKKRVLGVTDEAMAILMAYHWPGNVRELENAIERAMILTDGDHLTPDGLPHSLQALAAGPAERPLDLRSVLRRAELDHIGAVLALTGQDKVKAAKMLGISLSSLYRKLEQPEPEPGGDGQAADTAGGT, encoded by the coding sequence ATGCCCCAGGCCAGAATCCTCGTGATTGACGACGAGCAGCCGTTCTGCGACGTGCTCTGCGGCGTGCTGCGCAAGCAGGGCCACCTCGTCGAGGGCAGCGAGACGGCCGAGAACGCCCTCGCCCTGCTCGACCGGCGGCCCTTCGACCTCGCCATCTGCGACCTGCGCCTCCCCGGCATGAGCGGCCTCGACTTCCTGCGCCAGGTGGCCGAGCGCAAGCTCGGCCTCCAGCTCATCATCATCACCGCCTACGGCGACATCGAGAGCGCCGTCGAGGCCGTCAAGCTCGGGGCCGTAGACTACCTCACCAAGCCGTTCCTCTTCGACGATCTGATCCTGCGCATTGACCGCCTCCTGAGCCACCTGGCCCTCGAGAAGAGCCACGCCGCCCTCCAGGACGAGCTCCTCGCCCGCTACGAGCCGCGCAGCTTCGTGGGCAACAGCCCCAAGATCATGCGCGTCCGCGACCTCATCCGCCGCGTCGCGCCCACCACCAGCAACGTGCTCATCAGCGGCGAGAGCGGCACCGGCAAGGAGGTGGTCGCGCGCGCCGTGCACCGCCTCAGCGAGCGCCACGACCGCCGCCTCGTCACCGTCAACTGCGCCGCCCTGCCCGACACCCTGCTCGAGAGCGAGCTCTTCGGCCACTCCAAGGGCGCCTTCACCGGCGCCGTCCGCAGCAAGGAGGGGCTCTTCCTCGCCGCCGACGCCGGCACCCTCTTCCTCGACGAGATCGGCGCCATGCCCCTCCCCCTCCAGAGCAAGATCCTGCGCGCCGTCGAGGCCAAGGAGATCGTGCCCATCGGCACCACCGCCTCCGTCAAGGCCGACGTGCGCATCCTCGCCGCCACCAGCACCGACCTCGCCGCCGCCTCGCGCGAGGGCAAGTTCATAGACGCCCTCTACTACCGCCTCAACGTCTTCGAAATCCACATGCCCCCGCTGCGCGAGCGCAAGGAGGACATCCCCGTCCTCGTCGCCCACTTCGTCGAGCGCTTCAGCCAGGAGCTCAAGAAGCGCGTCCTCGGCGTCACCGACGAGGCCATGGCCATCCTCATGGCCTACCACTGGCCGGGCAACGTCCGCGAGCTCGAGAACGCCATCGAACGCGCCATGATCCTCACCGACGGCGACCACCTCACCCCCGACGGCCTGCCCCACAGCCTCCAAGCCCTCGCCGCCGGCCCCGCCGAGCGCCCGCTCGACCTCCGCAGCGTCCTCCGCCGCGCCGAGCTGGACCACATCGGCGCCGTCCTCGCCCTCACGGGGCAAGACAAGGTCAAGGCGGCCAAGATGTTGGGGATCAGCCTCTCCAGCCTCTACCGCAAGCTCGAACAGCCCGAGCCCGAGCCAGGAGGCGACGGTCAGGCGGCAGACACGGCTGGCGGGACGTAG